The Pelobates fuscus isolate aPelFus1 chromosome 2, aPelFus1.pri, whole genome shotgun sequence genome has a segment encoding these proteins:
- the SSR3 gene encoding translocon-associated protein subunit gamma, whose amino-acid sequence MPPKAASKQQSEEDLLLQDFSRNLSAKSSALFFGNAFIVSAIPIWLYWRIWHMDLVQSAVLYSVMTLVSTYLVAFAYKNVKFVLKHKVAQKREDAVSKEVTRKLSEADNRKMSRKEKDERILWKKNEVADYEATTFSIFYNNTLFLVLVIVASFFLLKNFNPTVNYILSIGVSSGLIALLSTGSK is encoded by the exons ATGCCTCCCAAAGCCGCCAGCAAGCAGCAGTCCGAGGAGGACCTCCTACTGCAGGACTTCAGCCGCAACCTGTCCGCCAAGTCCTCCGCCTTGTTCTTCGGCAATGCCTTCATCGTGTCCGCCATCCCTATCT GGTTGTACTGGAGGATATGGCACATGGATCTTGTGCAGTCAGCTGTCTTGTATAGTGTTATGACTTTGGTCAGCACTTACCTTGTGGCTTTTgcttacaaaaatgtaaaatttgtCCTTAAACACAA GGTCGCCCAGAAAAGAGAAGATGCTGTTTCTAAAGAAGTAACACGTAAACTCTCAGAAGCAGACAACAGAAAAATGTCTCGTAAGGAGAAAGATGAAAG GattttatggaagaaaaatgaaGTTGCTGATTATGAGGCCACAACCTTCTCCATTTTCTACAATAACACACTGTTCTTGGTTTTGGTGATTGTTGCTTCATTCTTCCTGTTGAAGAACTTCAACCCTACAGT GAACTACATTTTATCCATAGGTGTTTCCTCTGGATTGATCGCACTGCTCTCAACCGGATCAAAATAA